In one Nicotiana tomentosiformis chromosome 6, ASM39032v3, whole genome shotgun sequence genomic region, the following are encoded:
- the LOC104117581 gene encoding inositol-tetrakisphosphate 1-kinase 1-like: protein MSERRFRFGYVLAPKKVSSFIQDSLVNHAQEQGIDLIPIDLNKPLIEQGPFDCIFHKLYGPEWRKQLEEFSLQNPTTIIIDPIDAIEKLHNRISMLEVVNELKITQENETIGIPLQIFIQENSDSLLDHITRQGLDFPVIAKPLIANGTADSHQMYLVLKPEGLEELKPPIVLQEFVNHGGVIFKVYVAGEHVKCVKRRSLPDISEEKLGTLENLIAFSQISNLTAQDQNDDSFAALIENAEMPPLGFVTEVANQLRDALKLHLFNFDMIRDTRAGNRYLVIDINYFPGYAKMPSYETILTAFFLDIARRKQNNESG from the coding sequence ATGTCAGAAAGGAGATTTCGCTTTGGTTACGTACTTGCACCAAAGAAAGTAAGCAGCTTTATTCAAGATTCCCTCGTCAATCATGCCCAAGAACAAGGTATTGATCTAATCCCAATCGATCTGAATAAACCATTAATCGAACAAGGTCCTTTTGATTGTATTTTCCACAAGCTATATGGTCCTGAATGGAGAAAACAGTTGGAAGAATTTTCCCTTCAGAACCCAACCACCATCATTATAGATCCCATAGATGCTATTGAAAAACTCCACAACCGAATTTCAATGCTTGAAGTTGTTAACGAATTAAAAATCACCCAAGAaaatgaaactattggaatccctcttcagatttttattcaagaaaatTCCGATTCCCTCTTAGACCATATCACACGTCAAGGGTTGGATTTTCCCGTTATTGCTAAGCCTTTAATTGCTAATGGGACAGCTGATTCACACCAaatgtatttagttttaaaacCAGAAGGACTAGAAGAGCTGAAACCACCAATCGTGTTACAGGAGTTTGTTAATCATGGTGGAGTTATTTTTAAGGTTTATGTAGCAGGGGAACATGTGAAATGTGTGAAAAGAAGGTCATTGCCTGATATTTCTGAGGAGAAATTGGGCACTTTAGAGAATTTGATAGCGTTTTCGCAGATATCTAATTTGACTGCTCAAGATCAGAATGATGATAGTTTTGCTGCACTGATTGAAAATGCGGAGATGCCTCCGTTGGGATTTGTGACAGAAGTGGCTAATCAGTTGAGGGATGCTTTGAAGTTGCATCTTTTTAACTTTGATATGATAAGAGATACTAGAGCTGGAAATCGGTATCTTGTTATTGATATCAATTACTTCCCTGGATATGCTAAGATGCCGTCTTATGAAACTATATTGACTGCATTTTTCCTTGATATTGCTCGCCGGAAGCAAAACAACGAATCTGGTTAG